From Acinonyx jubatus isolate Ajub_Pintada_27869175 chromosome E2, VMU_Ajub_asm_v1.0, whole genome shotgun sequence:
ggcagcCCTGCCCGCCGGCCTGGCTTGGTGCCTGGCCCCCTGGCACTGGCCCCGGGACCCGCCGCCGACGGTTTCCTGTTTCTCCCGGTGTCGctggagcaggctccagcttccCTTCCCCCCGGCTCCCGTCTAGCCCccttacacacagacacacactgtCTCCCTCTAACCCAGGTCCTGACTTGGCGGAGGGGAGACGGCTTTCCCCATGTTGAGGGTGGGGTAGGAGGGTGGACCCCGGGAGGGGACCTGGAGCCCTGGACTCTGTGTCCTGACCCGGGGCCActcccctgcctcctgtcctCAGGGTTTGCCTTCCCAGATTGGGCCTACAAGCCAGAGTCGTCCCCTGGCTCGAGGCAGATCCAGCTGTGGCACTTTATCCTGGAGCTGCTGCGGAAGGAGGAATACCAGGGTGTCATCGCCTGGCAGGGGGACTACGGGGAATTCGTCATCAAGGACCCTGATGAGGTGGCTCGGCTCTGGGGCGTCCGCAAGTGCAAGCCCCAGATGAATTATGACAAGCTGAGCCGGGCCCTGCGGTGAGGAGGGCAGAGACCCCTGAGCAGACATGGATAGCCCCCGCTAGTTGGGGAACCCGTAACCCATGGGAATAGACTTTGGGTTTGATCCTTTGCCAAAtcatagctgtgtgaccttgggcaagtcttaATCCTTCTCTGAGCCCATCTGTCGTGTAGAGGTGTCCTGCGGAGAGAATACAGTCCTGGGTGTGGCGTCTAGTTTGGCCCCAAGCCTGAGGGGAGAGCTAGTTTCCATTCCTTCCGGGCACTTGATTTCTCTTGTGTGGCCCAGGTTTCTTGGTCCCCCTTTGTGAGCAGCATGTAACGCATGTCAAGGAATGGGGTCTAGACTCTGGTCCCGTTGACTGATCATTCGATGGGTTTCTACATCCACAGCTATTATTACAACAAACGCATTCTGCACAAGACCAAGGGGAAACGGTTCACCTACAAGTTCAACTTCAACAAACTGGTGCTGGTTAATTACCCTTTCATCGATGTGGGGCTGGCTGGTGAGTAATGGGGCTGGTGGGCATGGGTTCAGAAGAAGCAGAGGGTCTGTGTGTATGTCCAGGCTGGGCCAAGGGCCTTGACACCACATCTCCCCTCTTCTGCCAGGGGGTGCGGTGCCCCAGAGCGCCCCACCAGTGCCATCGGGTGGCAGCCACTTCCGCTTCCCTCCCTCAACGCCCTCCGAGGTGCTGTCCCCCACCGAGGACCCCCGCTCACCACCGGCCTGCTCTTCATCCTCATCTTCCCTCTTCTCGGCTGTGGTGGCCCGACGCCTGGGTCGAGGCTCAGTCAGTGACTGTAGCGATGGCACGTCAGAGCTGGAAGAGCCACTGGGAGAGGACCCCCGGGCCCGACCGCCAGGCCCTCCAGAGCTGGGTGCCTTCCGCGGGCCCCCACTGGCACGCCTGCCCCATGACCCTGGCGTCTTCCGAGTCTACCCCCGGCCCCGGGGTGGCCCTGAGCCCCTGAGCCCCTTCCCTGTGTCGCCTCTGGCCGGGCCTGGCTCCCTACTGCCGCCTCAGCTCTCACCAGCTCTGCCCATGACGCCCACTCACCTGGCCTACACTCCCTCACCCACGCTGAGCCCTATGTACCCCAGTGGTGGTGGGGGCCCCAGTGGCTCAGGAGGAGGTTCCCACTTCTCCTTTAGCCCTGAGGACATGAAACGGTACCTGCAGGCCCACACCCAAAGCGTCTACAACTACCACCTCAGT
This genomic window contains:
- the ERF gene encoding ETS domain-containing transcription factor ERF, which gives rise to MKTPADTGFAFPDWAYKPESSPGSRQIQLWHFILELLRKEEYQGVIAWQGDYGEFVIKDPDEVARLWGVRKCKPQMNYDKLSRALRYYYNKRILHKTKGKRFTYKFNFNKLVLVNYPFIDVGLAGGAVPQSAPPVPSGGSHFRFPPSTPSEVLSPTEDPRSPPACSSSSSSLFSAVVARRLGRGSVSDCSDGTSELEEPLGEDPRARPPGPPELGAFRGPPLARLPHDPGVFRVYPRPRGGPEPLSPFPVSPLAGPGSLLPPQLSPALPMTPTHLAYTPSPTLSPMYPSGGGGPSGSGGGSHFSFSPEDMKRYLQAHTQSVYNYHLSPRAFLHYPGLVVPQPQRPDKCPLPPMAPETPPVPSSASSSSSSSSSPFKFKLQPPPLGRRQRAAGEKAPAGADKSGGIGIGGGSGGLAEGAGALAPPPPPPQIKVEPISEGESEEVEVTDISDEDEEDGEVFKTPRAPPAPPKPEPGETPGAAQCMPLKLRFKRRWSEDCRLEGGGGPTGGLEDEGEDKKVRGEGPGEAGGPLTPRRVSSDLQHATAQLSLEHRDS